A part of Flavobacteriaceae bacterium GSB9 genomic DNA contains:
- the bcp gene encoding thioredoxin-dependent thiol peroxidase → MKTLKQGDAVPNFSVKDEQGNTVTLNDYKGKKLVVFFYPKASTPGCTAEACNLRDNYKVLQEQGYELLGVSADSQKRQSNFKNKYEFPFPLLADEDKIVINAFGVWGPKKFMGREYDGIHRKTFIVDENGIVEGVIDKVKTKDHAAQILED, encoded by the coding sequence ATGAAAACATTAAAACAAGGTGATGCCGTGCCAAATTTTTCGGTAAAAGACGAACAAGGAAATACGGTAACGTTAAATGATTACAAAGGAAAAAAACTGGTAGTGTTTTTTTACCCGAAAGCCAGTACGCCAGGCTGTACTGCCGAAGCTTGCAATTTAAGAGATAATTACAAAGTTCTTCAGGAACAGGGTTACGAGCTTTTGGGTGTGAGTGCAGACAGTCAGAAAAGACAGTCGAATTTTAAAAATAAATATGAATTCCCCTTTCCGCTATTGGCCGATGAGGACAAAATCGTAATTAATGCTTTTGGTGTTTGGGGGCCTAAAAAATTTATGGGCCGTGAATACGACGGCATACACCGAAAAACGTTTATTGTTGATGAAAATGGCATTGTAGAAGGCGTTATTGATAAAGTGAAAACTAAAGACCACGCGGCTCAAATATTAGAAGATTGA
- a CDS encoding sigma-70 family RNA polymerase sigma factor encodes MQHELITDATLVSNYIKGNEAALEILIGRHKQKVYSFIYSKVYDKDVAEDIFQDTFIKVIRTLKRGAYNEEGKFLPWVMRISHNLVIDYFRKNNRMPKFDNTGEFSIFSVLSDSSLNAEKTIIKEQVENDVRRLVDELPEDQKEVLLMRIYKDMSFKEISERTGVSINTALGRMRYALINLRKIIDKHNIVLTN; translated from the coding sequence ATGCAACACGAACTTATTACCGATGCTACCTTGGTTAGCAACTACATAAAAGGCAATGAGGCTGCTCTAGAAATCTTAATAGGAAGGCACAAGCAAAAAGTTTATAGCTTCATTTATTCAAAAGTTTATGATAAAGATGTCGCTGAAGATATTTTTCAGGATACCTTTATTAAAGTAATCCGTACGTTAAAACGCGGCGCTTATAATGAAGAAGGTAAGTTTTTACCTTGGGTAATGCGCATATCGCATAATTTGGTTATCGATTATTTTAGAAAAAATAATAGGATGCCAAAATTTGACAATACGGGTGAGTTCAGTATCTTTTCCGTTTTGAGTGATTCGAGTTTGAATGCCGAAAAAACGATAATTAAAGAGCAAGTAGAAAATGATGTAAGACGATTGGTTGACGAACTTCCTGAAGACCAAAAAGAAGTGTTGTTGATGCGTATCTACAAAGACATGAGTTTTAAGGAAATTTCAGAAAGAACAGGGGTAAGTATTAATACAGCACTTGGCCGAATGCGCTATGCCCTTATTAATCTGCGTAAGATTATTGATAAGCACAATATCGTTTTGACTAATTGA
- a CDS encoding TonB-dependent receptor, with the protein MEITIKGDKEFDDIPSLKSKALRINLNENIYGTFAEIGAGQETCRHFFRAGGASGTIAKAMSAYDKDFSDAIYGAEDDGRYVTQPRLRKMLAHEMNLIENRLTREKNPNKIFFTYANTVATIDFAKQFKGHGWVGIRYQVEAGGDYNEIILHLRFKETDARLQQETLGILGTNLIYGAFYKYNQPKKLLRYLYDHLDKDQLEIDTINFAGPVFKNVDNRLMSLQLVKNGMTDAVMFGPDGTNVLPAKVFYKKNILALRGSFRPVTRVNMEMYEKSYEMFINENKVDKDKTVTVFEITLSNLRAEGEIDEQDFIDRADLLCSLGHSVMISNFQEYFKVVEYFSKYTKARMGLAMGVSNLIEIFDEKYYRHISGGILEAFGKLFFKDLKVYLYPMLDPKTGELVNSENLKVYPRMKELYKFFKYNGKVIDIKDYDPDIMNIFSREILRMITEGEPGWEDMVPEGTAELIKDYRLFGYTRKPLTLNRRRK; encoded by the coding sequence ATGGAAATTACTATAAAAGGAGATAAAGAGTTTGACGACATCCCATCGTTAAAATCTAAAGCATTGCGAATCAACTTAAACGAAAATATTTACGGTACTTTTGCCGAAATTGGAGCCGGCCAAGAAACATGCAGGCATTTTTTTAGAGCTGGCGGCGCATCAGGAACCATTGCCAAAGCCATGTCGGCCTACGACAAAGATTTTAGTGACGCCATTTATGGCGCTGAAGATGACGGACGCTACGTAACACAGCCGCGTTTACGCAAAATGTTGGCACACGAAATGAACCTGATAGAAAATAGGCTAACACGCGAAAAAAACCCGAATAAAATATTCTTTACCTATGCCAATACGGTAGCGACTATAGATTTTGCAAAACAATTTAAAGGTCATGGTTGGGTTGGCATAAGATATCAGGTCGAAGCAGGTGGCGATTACAACGAAATTATTTTGCACCTACGATTTAAGGAAACCGATGCCAGACTACAACAGGAAACTTTGGGTATTCTGGGAACAAACCTAATTTACGGAGCTTTTTATAAATACAATCAGCCTAAAAAATTGCTCCGCTATTTATACGATCACTTAGACAAAGACCAATTAGAAATTGACACTATAAACTTTGCAGGGCCAGTGTTCAAAAATGTGGACAACCGACTAATGAGTTTGCAGCTGGTTAAAAACGGCATGACAGATGCCGTAATGTTTGGACCCGATGGAACCAATGTTTTGCCAGCTAAAGTGTTTTATAAAAAGAATATTTTAGCGCTTCGCGGAAGCTTTAGGCCTGTAACGAGGGTGAACATGGAAATGTATGAGAAATCGTATGAGATGTTCATAAACGAAAACAAAGTAGATAAAGATAAAACTGTTACAGTATTTGAAATCACACTGTCAAATTTAAGAGCCGAAGGCGAAATTGACGAACAGGATTTTATAGACAGAGCTGATTTGTTATGTTCTCTAGGACACTCGGTTATGATTTCTAACTTCCAAGAGTACTTTAAAGTAGTTGAGTACTTCTCGAAATACACCAAAGCCAGAATGGGATTGGCCATGGGAGTAAGTAATTTAATTGAGATTTTCGACGAAAAATACTATCGACATATTAGTGGAGGTATTTTAGAGGCATTTGGAAAACTGTTTTTTAAAGATTTAAAAGTTTACCTTTATCCAATGCTCGACCCTAAAACTGGCGAACTTGTTAACAGCGAAAACTTAAAAGTGTATCCGAGAATGAAGGAACTTTACAAGTTCTTTAAGTATAACGGAAAGGTTATAGACATTAAGGATTACGACCCCGATATTATGAATATTTTTTCGCGCGAAATATTGCGTATGATAACCGAAGGTGAGCCCGGTTGGGAAGATATGGTTCCAGAGGGCACTGCTGAGTTGATAAAAGACTACCGCCTTTTTGGTTACACCCGAAAACCTTTAACCTTAAATCGAAGAAGAAAATAA
- a CDS encoding helix-turn-helix transcriptional regulator translates to MINTEDFIERLQKVMDYYGESASSFAEKIGVQRSSISHILSGRNKPSLDFILKILNTFPEVDLYWLFNGRGHFPSEEKIETARTEIKTTETKATNKDNVLVENLKTENADGKTIERIVIFYSDGSFKNFQN, encoded by the coding sequence ATGATAAACACTGAAGATTTTATAGAAAGACTACAAAAAGTAATGGATTACTACGGAGAATCGGCCTCTTCCTTTGCGGAAAAAATTGGGGTGCAGCGCTCCAGTATTTCACATATCTTATCCGGAAGAAATAAGCCAAGTTTAGATTTTATCTTAAAAATTCTTAACACCTTCCCCGAGGTAGATTTGTATTGGCTTTTTAACGGCCGTGGACATTTTCCTTCTGAAGAAAAAATCGAAACCGCTAGAACTGAAATTAAAACAACCGAAACAAAAGCAACCAATAAAGACAATGTGTTGGTTGAAAATTTAAAAACAGAAAATGCTGACGGAAAGACTATCGAGCGCATTGTTATTTTTTATTCGGACGGAAGTTTTAAAAACTTCCAAAACTAA
- a CDS encoding hydrolase, translating into MKQKIFMYLFVFSILLVLFQYMNSKHIFEDMNKKLEAYKAEAAKYKDSVSVLENQIVELSHFNLVRNEDAISYFESDGHDVGALIPYVKDKLYETNAVKGQHPIIPYSSSEGRKMMINTVKILNHKWIIADFSDGEYWGEVFLTYQVSPERDVQFNLVESFLYPFD; encoded by the coding sequence ATGAAACAGAAAATATTTATGTATTTGTTCGTGTTTTCAATACTGTTGGTGTTATTTCAGTATATGAATTCCAAACACATTTTTGAAGATATGAACAAAAAACTAGAGGCTTACAAAGCAGAAGCCGCTAAGTATAAAGATTCCGTTTCTGTTTTAGAAAACCAAATTGTAGAGCTTTCGCATTTTAACCTAGTCAGAAACGAGGATGCCATCAGCTATTTTGAAAGCGACGGCCACGATGTAGGTGCCTTAATTCCATATGTGAAAGACAAACTCTACGAAACAAATGCGGTAAAAGGGCAGCACCCAATCATTCCTTATTCGTCCAGCGAAGGTAGAAAAATGATGATAAATACCGTAAAAATACTTAATCACAAATGGATTATTGCCGATTTTTCAGATGGTGAGTATTGGGGCGAGGTTTTCTTAACTTACCAGGTTTCGCCCGAACGGGATGTGCAATTTAATTTAGTGGAGTCGTTTCTCTATCCTTTTGATTAA
- a CDS encoding MBL fold metallo-hydrolase, whose translation MKITFLGTGTSQGIPIIGSNHPVCLSKNPKDKRLRVSVLVEWGDHAYVVDCGPDFRCQMLRANVSKIDGILFTHEHSDHVLGLDDIRPFYFRQGDIPIYAHKRVLKEIRNRFQYFFETENKYPGAPSVIENPIENKPFLLKDMEVIPVEGKHADLQVFGFRFKDFAYLTDMKTVSDIEVEKLKDVKVLVVNALRVEPHRSHFNLEEALRFIERVNPEKAYLTHISHLLGFHDEVEKKLPKNVFLAYDELQITV comes from the coding sequence TTGAAAATAACCTTTCTCGGTACTGGTACTTCGCAAGGAATCCCTATTATTGGGAGCAATCATCCAGTTTGTTTAAGCAAAAATCCAAAAGACAAGCGGTTGAGGGTTTCGGTTTTAGTAGAGTGGGGTGACCATGCTTATGTTGTAGATTGTGGGCCGGATTTTAGATGTCAAATGCTAAGGGCTAACGTAAGCAAGATTGATGGGATATTGTTCACTCACGAGCATTCCGACCATGTTTTGGGCTTGGATGATATTCGTCCGTTTTATTTTAGGCAGGGAGATATTCCTATTTATGCCCACAAACGCGTCTTGAAAGAGATAAGAAATAGGTTTCAATATTTTTTTGAAACAGAAAATAAGTATCCTGGAGCACCCAGTGTCATTGAAAACCCAATTGAAAACAAGCCTTTTTTACTGAAAGACATGGAGGTCATTCCTGTTGAAGGTAAGCATGCCGATTTGCAAGTTTTTGGATTTCGATTTAAGGATTTTGCTTATTTAACCGATATGAAAACCGTTTCAGATATTGAGGTTGAAAAGCTAAAAGATGTAAAGGTTTTGGTGGTTAACGCTTTACGTGTTGAGCCACATCGTTCGCACTTTAATTTAGAGGAAGCTTTACGGTTTATCGAGCGTGTTAATCCTGAAAAGGCCTACTTAACCCATATTAGCCATTTGTTGGGATTTCACGACGAGGTTGAAAAAAAATTGCCCAAGAATGTTTTTTTGGCTTATGATGAATTGCAAATTACCGTTTAA
- a CDS encoding DNA topoisomerase IV gives MRFLILLAFVSLFNCYEAQRNCKDFKTGKFYGEVEIDGVVYKSHFERTKGLQVETYNNKIDSAKLRWINDCEVIFKTINPKTMAEKKDVHLKILTTTDSSYTYEYSYVGETKKQKGVAYKTD, from the coding sequence ATGCGTTTTTTGATTCTACTTGCTTTTGTTTCTCTTTTTAATTGCTATGAAGCCCAAAGAAATTGTAAAGATTTCAAAACTGGTAAATTTTATGGTGAAGTTGAGATTGACGGCGTTGTTTATAAATCTCATTTCGAACGAACAAAAGGCCTCCAGGTTGAAACCTACAACAACAAGATAGACTCCGCTAAATTAAGATGGATTAACGATTGCGAAGTCATTTTTAAAACCATCAATCCTAAAACCATGGCTGAAAAAAAAGACGTCCACCTTAAAATACTAACTACAACCGACTCGTCATACACTTACGAATACTCGTATGTAGGGGAAACAAAAAAACAAAAAGGCGTAGCGTATAAAACGGACTAA
- a CDS encoding endonuclease III: MTKTERVEFVINTLNKLYPDIPIPLDHKDPYTLLIAVLMSAQSTDVRVNQITPLLFEKADNPYDMVDLTVEEIREIIKPVGLSPMKSKGIHGLSKILIEKHNGKVPQNFEGLEALPAVGHKTASVVMSQAFGVPAFPVDTHIHRLMFRWNLSSGKNVTQTEKDAKRLFPKALWNDLHLQIIWYGREYSPARGWDLEKDVITKKIGRKSVINEYYKRKKS; the protein is encoded by the coding sequence ATGACCAAAACAGAGCGGGTTGAATTTGTTATAAATACCTTAAATAAACTTTACCCAGACATCCCCATACCATTAGATCACAAAGACCCATATACGTTATTAATTGCCGTACTCATGTCGGCACAGAGTACCGACGTTAGGGTCAACCAAATTACGCCACTTCTTTTTGAAAAAGCCGACAACCCATACGATATGGTAGATCTTACGGTTGAAGAAATTAGGGAGATTATAAAGCCTGTAGGCCTATCGCCCATGAAAAGCAAGGGTATTCATGGTTTATCGAAGATACTTATTGAAAAACACAACGGAAAAGTTCCACAAAACTTTGAAGGTTTAGAGGCCCTTCCTGCTGTTGGGCATAAAACAGCAAGTGTAGTGATGTCACAAGCTTTTGGCGTGCCTGCTTTTCCTGTGGACACCCACATACATAGGTTAATGTTTCGTTGGAATTTAAGCAGCGGAAAAAATGTAACCCAAACCGAAAAAGACGCAAAGCGACTGTTTCCAAAGGCGTTATGGAACGATTTGCACCTTCAGATTATATGGTACGGCAGAGAGTATTCGCCAGCAAGAGGTTGGGATTTAGAAAAAGATGTTATTACGAAAAAAATCGGCAGAAAATCAGTAATAAACGAATACTACAAAAGAAAAAAGTCCTGA